From the Candidatus Methanoplasma cognatum genome, one window contains:
- the thiD gene encoding bifunctional hydroxymethylpyrimidine kinase/phosphomethylpyrimidine kinase yields MKTALTIAGSDSVGGAGIQADVKAMASAGVHAVTVVTAVTVQNTKRVSNIHPVPEEIVREQLESVLADCRVEAVKTGMLYSADIVRVVADVLENSDIPLVVDPVMVATVGDTLSKDDLARSLKNDLIPICGLVTPNKHEAEVLSGIKITTEDDAMLACEIIGKQGSSVLLKGGHIDSKKVTDYLYLSSEFTIMRKPRLDRAGHGSGCILSSYITANLAKGLDIVNSVLRARDMIQRSIETQYAVGQGELVVNPISVVTFPKEDSDRFSVLNSLDAAAERILNGLPNSLIPRNGVNIAYAAKDADGPEDIAAIEGKIAFRNGKLVKNGPAKFGTAGHLSFILLEVMKKDPEIRCVISIAPAEDTLDLLEEIGMDTMRSGRKGNPLWSSATKSLLEKTKGVPDAISDNDQKNGKTVKILGRDPSEVLSKLSSILN; encoded by the coding sequence ATGAAGACCGCGCTGACCATTGCCGGGTCCGACTCCGTAGGCGGAGCGGGCATACAAGCGGATGTCAAAGCTATGGCTTCGGCGGGAGTACATGCCGTGACAGTCGTCACCGCTGTGACGGTACAGAACACAAAAAGAGTCAGCAATATCCACCCAGTGCCGGAGGAGATCGTCAGAGAACAGCTGGAGTCCGTCCTTGCGGACTGCAGGGTAGAGGCTGTGAAGACCGGGATGCTGTACAGCGCGGATATCGTGAGAGTGGTCGCGGATGTTCTTGAGAACAGCGACATTCCTCTGGTGGTCGATCCTGTTATGGTTGCTACCGTGGGGGACACTCTATCAAAGGACGATCTGGCAAGGTCTCTTAAGAATGATCTTATTCCCATCTGCGGGCTGGTGACGCCCAACAAACACGAAGCGGAGGTCCTTTCGGGCATCAAGATAACCACCGAGGACGACGCGATGCTGGCGTGCGAGATAATAGGGAAACAGGGATCCTCCGTTCTGCTGAAAGGCGGGCACATCGACTCAAAGAAAGTTACAGATTACCTATATCTCTCGTCAGAGTTCACCATAATGCGCAAACCGCGGCTCGACAGGGCCGGCCACGGGAGCGGATGCATCCTGTCATCGTACATCACAGCTAACCTTGCGAAGGGTCTTGATATCGTCAATTCGGTCCTCCGTGCGAGGGATATGATCCAAAGATCGATCGAAACGCAGTATGCCGTCGGGCAGGGGGAACTCGTGGTCAATCCCATTTCGGTCGTAACCTTCCCGAAAGAGGACTCCGACAGGTTCAGCGTGCTGAATTCGCTGGATGCGGCGGCGGAAAGGATCCTGAACGGATTGCCGAACAGTCTCATCCCCAGAAACGGAGTGAACATCGCATATGCCGCGAAGGATGCGGACGGACCCGAGGATATCGCGGCCATAGAGGGGAAGATCGCTTTCAGGAACGGAAAACTTGTGAAGAACGGGCCTGCGAAGTTCGGCACCGCCGGACATCTCTCGTTCATTCTGTTAGAGGTTATGAAAAAGGACCCTGAGATAAGATGCGTGATCAGCATAGCGCCGGCGGAGGATACTTTAGACCTTCTTGAGGAGATAGGCATGGACACGATGCGGTCCGGAAGGAAGGGCAACCCCCTCTGGAGCTCCGCGACAAAGAGTCTCTTGGAAAAGACCAAAGGCGTTCCTGACGCCATATCGGACAACGATCAAAAGAACGGTAAGACCGTCAAAATATTGGGCAGGGACCCTTCCGAAGTGCTTTCGAAACTAAGTTCGATATTAAATTGA